A DNA window from Niabella yanshanensis contains the following coding sequences:
- a CDS encoding LacI family DNA-binding transcriptional regulator produces MKKGKEVTIYDIASELKISVATVSRALKDDPVVSKKTKKKIFELAEKMGYRTNHFARSLRTQETNTIGFMIHELNSNFANSVLLGVEKVTTEAGYDLIIAHSSESYDKEVANARNLFNKRVDGLIASLSFDTKQYDHFKQFKDKGVPVIFFDRVEKGNDNTVVVIDNYKAGYDATQHLIDQGCRRVAHITSNLNRNVYAERYRGYKDALADNGLDRDENLVLVDNLSEKAGIDSAHKLLKQKRKFDGAFITNDFVAAAFIKTLKENGIKVPEDVAVVGFNNDAIAHLIEPSLTTINYPGIEMGEIAARTLINHIKGVSNLQQLNTLIINSDLIVRESSQKKKKGKV; encoded by the coding sequence ATGAAGAAGGGAAAAGAAGTAACGATATATGATATTGCCAGCGAGCTAAAAATATCTGTAGCTACTGTTAGCCGCGCTTTGAAGGATGATCCGGTAGTAAGCAAGAAAACCAAGAAGAAGATCTTCGAGCTGGCCGAAAAAATGGGGTATCGTACCAATCATTTTGCCCGCAGTCTTCGTACGCAGGAAACCAATACCATTGGGTTTATGATCCATGAGCTCAATAGTAATTTCGCTAATTCGGTATTATTGGGCGTAGAAAAAGTAACCACCGAAGCCGGCTATGACCTGATTATTGCCCACTCATCTGAGAGCTACGACAAAGAAGTGGCCAATGCCCGCAATCTTTTTAATAAACGGGTGGATGGGCTGATTGCCTCTTTATCTTTCGATACCAAACAATACGATCATTTCAAACAGTTTAAGGATAAAGGTGTACCGGTTATATTTTTCGACCGGGTTGAAAAAGGCAATGATAATACGGTAGTGGTGATCGATAACTATAAGGCGGGGTATGATGCTACCCAACATTTAATAGATCAGGGGTGCAGGAGAGTGGCGCATATTACATCCAACCTTAACCGTAATGTATACGCAGAGCGTTACCGGGGTTATAAAGATGCCCTGGCTGACAATGGTCTTGACCGGGACGAAAATCTCGTGTTAGTAGATAATCTAAGCGAAAAAGCTGGTATCGATTCGGCTCACAAGCTACTTAAGCAAAAGCGTAAGTTTGACGGGGCTTTTATCACCAACGATTTTGTGGCTGCCGCTTTTATTAAAACCCTGAAGGAAAACGGTATCAAAGTGCCGGAAGATGTAGCAGTAGTTGGTTTTAATAATGATGCTATCGCACATTTGATCGAGCCTTCTCTCACTACTATTAATTATCCCGGTATAGAAATGGGAGAGATCGCCGCCCGTACATTGATCAATCATATCAAAGGCGTCAGCAATTTACAACAGCTCAATACTTTGATCATTAATTCAGACCTGATCGTACGCGAATCATCGCAAAAGAAAAAGAAGGGCAAAGTATAA
- a CDS encoding GxxExxY protein, producing the protein MTKHEVTQLSYTITGCAIQVHKELGPGLLESVYQQCLRYELRRQGFDVIHQVMVPVAYGNMILDTELRLDLLVNDTVVVELKAVEQWHPVYEAQLLTYMKLLQKPQGLLINFFTDNITRSMKPLVNEYFRLLDD; encoded by the coding sequence ATGACGAAACATGAAGTAACCCAACTATCGTATACTATTACCGGCTGCGCCATCCAGGTACATAAAGAATTAGGCCCCGGATTATTGGAAAGCGTTTACCAGCAATGCCTGCGATACGAGCTCCGGAGGCAGGGCTTTGATGTGATACACCAGGTGATGGTACCCGTTGCTTATGGTAATATGATCCTGGATACCGAGCTCCGGTTGGATCTGCTTGTGAATGATACGGTTGTCGTAGAATTAAAGGCGGTTGAACAGTGGCATCCCGTATACGAGGCGCAACTATTAACCTATATGAAATTATTACAGAAGCCTCAGGGATTACTGATTAATTTCTTTACCGATAATATTACCCGCTCAATGAAGCCTCTGGTAAATGAGTATTTTCGGCTACTGGATGATTGA
- a CDS encoding amidohydrolase family protein gives MMKNSPAHLWLLLLVMLLHSCGDNPQKNNTTGDVLLLEQVRLIDGNGGTPVEDTKLLIKDGKITAIGSDITDENATVINLEGKTIMPALISAHSHIGTLKGTTTKAENYTEGNILAQLKKYESYGVLQIMAMGTDRPLLFETGLRDRSLKGEIPGARIHSAGYGFGTPNGAPPLGFAMDKVFRPATAAQVVLQVDSLAQLKPDMVKIWVDDFNGKYAAKMQPEIYKAIIQEAHKKNLPVAAHVYYLNDLKQLVADGVDIIAHSVRSDVIDDSTITQMKAKQVIYIPTLSLDEYAYIYGQQPEWINNEFFKRSLEPGVYEMITAEKYRNDLKNAPNYASNMKAFETAKQNLLQLFKAGVLIAMGTDSGATPVRAQGFSEHLELQLMTEAGLTPLEAITVATKNAATALKIQQQYGTLEPAKVADLVILNSDPSKDIKNTREIFAVYKNGKEVSKGPLP, from the coding sequence ATGATGAAAAATTCTCCTGCTCATTTATGGTTATTGCTGCTGGTTATGCTTTTACATTCGTGTGGCGATAACCCCCAAAAAAATAATACAACCGGCGATGTACTCCTATTAGAACAGGTGAGGCTGATTGATGGCAATGGCGGCACTCCTGTTGAAGACACCAAACTGCTGATCAAAGACGGTAAAATAACAGCTATTGGTTCCGACATTACGGATGAGAATGCTACGGTAATTAATCTGGAAGGCAAAACGATCATGCCGGCGCTTATTTCAGCGCATTCGCATATCGGCACATTAAAAGGAACAACCACCAAAGCTGAGAACTACACCGAGGGAAATATATTGGCTCAATTGAAAAAATATGAAAGCTATGGCGTGCTGCAGATCATGGCCATGGGCACGGATCGTCCGTTATTATTTGAAACGGGTTTGCGCGATCGTTCATTAAAAGGTGAAATCCCCGGCGCAAGAATCCATTCTGCCGGTTATGGCTTTGGTACGCCCAATGGTGCACCACCACTGGGTTTCGCCATGGATAAAGTTTTTCGCCCGGCAACCGCGGCCCAGGTGGTTTTGCAAGTGGATAGCCTGGCGCAACTAAAACCGGATATGGTAAAGATTTGGGTAGATGATTTTAATGGGAAATACGCGGCCAAAATGCAGCCGGAAATTTATAAAGCGATCATACAGGAAGCTCATAAAAAGAACCTGCCTGTGGCTGCACATGTATATTATTTGAACGATCTGAAACAATTGGTGGCCGACGGTGTGGATATTATTGCCCATAGTGTGCGCAGCGATGTAATCGACGATTCAACGATCACCCAAATGAAAGCAAAGCAGGTGATTTATATTCCGACCTTGTCGCTGGATGAATATGCTTATATCTATGGTCAGCAACCCGAATGGATCAATAATGAATTCTTTAAAAGATCGCTGGAGCCGGGCGTTTATGAAATGATCACTGCCGAAAAATACCGGAACGATTTGAAGAATGCGCCTAACTACGCTTCGAACATGAAAGCTTTTGAAACAGCGAAACAAAACCTGTTACAATTATTTAAAGCCGGTGTATTAATAGCTATGGGCACAGATAGTGGCGCTACGCCGGTACGCGCACAGGGTTTCTCTGAACACCTGGAACTGCAATTAATGACAGAAGCCGGTTTGACACCATTAGAAGCTATTACCGTGGCTACGAAAAATGCGGCAACGGCATTAAAGATTCAGCAACAATATGGCACGCTGGAGCCGGCTAAAGTGGCGGACCTGGTCATATTAAACAGCGACCCATCCAAAGACATAAAAAATACCAGGGAGATCTTTGCAGTGTATAAGAATGGGAAGGAAGTGAGCAAGGGACCACTCCCCTGA
- a CDS encoding DUF1328 domain-containing protein: MLRWSIIFLIVAIVAAVFGFGGIASTAAGIAKVLFFVFLVLFVLSLIFGRRSA, translated from the coding sequence ATGCTTAGATGGTCTATTATCTTTTTAATTGTGGCAATTGTTGCTGCGGTGTTTGGTTTTGGAGGCATTGCTTCTACTGCTGCCGGTATCGCTAAAGTTTTATTCTTTGTGTTCCTGGTGTTGTTTGTACTGTCTTTAATTTTTGGCAGACGCAGTGCCTAG